In one Rhopalosiphum padi isolate XX-2018 chromosome 3, ASM2088224v1, whole genome shotgun sequence genomic region, the following are encoded:
- the LOC132925531 gene encoding 52 kDa repressor of the inhibitor of the protein kinase-like: MVSTTGSEITKTLKHELEKVGLSFDNLRGQGYEGGSNMSGNHSLNLCLSKACEVSAIKNMNEDLEHDTNTETSTKATLYGSAITKLDFIIALEVSDKYFSYTFNLSKLLQGKQQDVCNALANVIQVKNALHSIRNDADNSFKEIMETVSKIASIVNIDIKMPRICNRQMKRVNVSSNSPEEYFKVSISIPFLDSLISKLHSRFDERLKQVLSLQGLIPCNLHLYNDDFILSAASTYENDLPHAISFLSAELHMWINQWKDTENVPQTAIEAIQHCQDIFPNIKTLLQLFFTLPVTSATPECTFSTIERIKNYLRSTISQEKLNSLALTNINKE, from the exons atggtctCAACTACTGGGTcagaaataacaaaaacattgaaGCATGAACTAGAAAAAGTTGGTTTAAGTTTTGATAACTTAAGAGGACAGGGTTACGAAGGGGGATCAAACATGTCTGGCAA TCACTCCCTTAATCTATGTTTATCAAAAGCATGTGAAGTATcagctataaaaaatatgaatg AAGATCTTGAGCATGATACCAATACAGAAACATCAACGAAAGCTACGTTGTATGGAAGTGCCATAACAAAACTGGATTTTATTATTGCTTTAGAAGTGtctgataaatatttttcttatacttttaatttgagCAAACTTTTACAAGGTAAGCAACAAGACGTATGCAATGCTTTGGCTAACGTAATACAAGTAAAAAATGCCTTACACAGTATTCGAAATGATGCCGATAACTCTTTCAAAGAAATAATGGAAACTGTTTCAAAAATAGCTTCTATTGTAAATATTGACATTAAAATGCCTCGTATCTGTAATAGACAGATGAAACGTGTAAATGTTAGTTCTAATAGTCCagaagaatattttaaagtatctatATCTATACCATTTCTCGATAGTTTAATATCCAAATTACATTCAAGATTTGATGAAAGGTTAAAACAAGTATTGTCACTTCAAGGCTTAATTCCATGTAACTTGCATTTATATAATGATGATTTCATTTTATCAGCTGCATCTACATATGAAAATGATCTTCCTCACGCAATTTCCTTTTTAAGTGCTGAATTACACATGTGGATAAATCAATGGAAGGACACAGAAAACGTACCACAAACTGCAATTGAAGCAATACAGCACTGCCAAGATATTTTTCCGAATATTAAAACACTTTTACAGTTGTTCTTTACACTACCAGTTACTTCTGCCACTCCAGAATGCACGTTTTCTACAattgaaagaataaaaaattacctGAGATCAACAATATCTCAAGAAAAGCTAAATAGCTTGGCtttaacaaacataaataaGGAATAA